A single window of Gossypium arboreum isolate Shixiya-1 chromosome 13, ASM2569848v2, whole genome shotgun sequence DNA harbors:
- the LOC108464234 gene encoding protein MODIFIER OF SNC1 11 isoform X1, producing MATTTDKPLATARNSAAPSSVANSSAEPISKKTAEPALPSTDKLDPPSSDISASEVPLKESKGWKTGGTAGGSASGGGSAPVNDIQKKIRRAERFGVPVQLSEQEKRNSRAERFGTVPSMNGSEASKQSEDMKRKARAERFGLSVPTTATDEEAKKKARLARFAQDSKPDTVEEEKRKARAIRFSNPPSSTSSQVNGKGNIEPEAPIAGKAGGGP from the exons ATGGCAACCACCACCGATAAACCCCTCGCTACCGCAAGGAACTCCGCGGCTCCATCCTCCGTCGCCAATTCATCCGCAGAACCGATCTCTAAGAAGACCGCCGAGCCCGCTCTGCCTTCCACCGATAAGTTAGATCCTCCTAGCTCTGATATTTCTGCTTCTGAAGTACCTCTTAAGGAGAGCAAGGGTTGGAAGACTGGCGGGACTGCTGGGGGCTCCGCCTCTGGGGGTGGCAGCGCTCCCGTTAACGACATCCAGAAGAAGATTCGCCGAGCTGAGCGGTTCGGCGTACCGGTCCAGTTGTCTGAGCAAGAGAAGCGTAATTCTAGGGCTGAGAG GTTCGGTACTGTGCCCAGCATGAATGGATCAGAAGCATCTAAGCAATCGGAGGACATGAAGAGGAAAGCCAGAGCAGAGAG GTTTGGGCTTTCTGTACCCACTACGGCTACTGATGAGGAGGCCAAAAAGAAAGCACGTCTTGCCAGATTTGCACAAGATTCCAAACCTGATACAGTggaagaggagaaaagaaaagcgagGGCAATTAG GTTCTCTAATCCTCCATCAAGTACATCATCACAGGTGAATGGGAAGGGAAATATTGAGCCA GAGGCTCCTATTGCTGGAAAGGCTGGTGGAGGACCCTAA
- the LOC108464234 gene encoding protein MODIFIER OF SNC1 11 isoform X2, with protein MATTTDKPLATARNSAAPSSVANSSAEPISKKTAEPALPSTDKLDPPSSDISASEVPLKESKGWKTGGTAGGSASGGGSAPVNDIQKKIRRAERFGVPVQLSEQEKRNSRAERFGTVPSMNGSEASKQSEDMKRKARAERFGLSVPTTATDEEAKKKARLARFAQDSKPDTVEEEKRKARAIRFSNPPSSTSSQEAPIAGKAGGGP; from the exons ATGGCAACCACCACCGATAAACCCCTCGCTACCGCAAGGAACTCCGCGGCTCCATCCTCCGTCGCCAATTCATCCGCAGAACCGATCTCTAAGAAGACCGCCGAGCCCGCTCTGCCTTCCACCGATAAGTTAGATCCTCCTAGCTCTGATATTTCTGCTTCTGAAGTACCTCTTAAGGAGAGCAAGGGTTGGAAGACTGGCGGGACTGCTGGGGGCTCCGCCTCTGGGGGTGGCAGCGCTCCCGTTAACGACATCCAGAAGAAGATTCGCCGAGCTGAGCGGTTCGGCGTACCGGTCCAGTTGTCTGAGCAAGAGAAGCGTAATTCTAGGGCTGAGAG GTTCGGTACTGTGCCCAGCATGAATGGATCAGAAGCATCTAAGCAATCGGAGGACATGAAGAGGAAAGCCAGAGCAGAGAG GTTTGGGCTTTCTGTACCCACTACGGCTACTGATGAGGAGGCCAAAAAGAAAGCACGTCTTGCCAGATTTGCACAAGATTCCAAACCTGATACAGTggaagaggagaaaagaaaagcgagGGCAATTAG GTTCTCTAATCCTCCATCAAGTACATCATCACAG GAGGCTCCTATTGCTGGAAAGGCTGGTGGAGGACCCTAA